The genomic window CCGCCTTCCTGCCGCTTGATCAGCACATCTACCTGCACAAGCTGACCGGCGTCCTGGTGGCGGTCTTAAGTCTCGTCCACACCATCATGCACCTGTGCAACTTCAGTGAGTATACCGAGTAAACCTACCGACTCGACCcacagtgacgacgacgacgacggagagtAGAGGCACCAAATCTCCGCCGAGACCCGCCGGCCGAAAAGCCGAGCCACCAGCCCCAGCATCTATTCTTGGCACTCTCTTCCCTGGTAAATAATAATCGAGGTTTATCGCTTAATTTCGCTGCGCCCGTCGTTCggttgggttcggttttccaAATGTGCACCCCGAAAAACAGACGAAACCGGAcgggccaacggccaacgtgAAACAGGACACaacacggcccacggcggAGCTGGAGGAAGTCATAAACACTCCGGCTCGCGGAGCcgttggggaaaaaaacacgtaACAACACGATATcgtaaattatatttttatatctcAATTTACGTTTTTTCGGCCTCCCCCCTGGGGTCCTCTGTCGGGCCGTTCTTTTTTTACTGCGTTTTACTGCACGGTGCACCGTGAATGCAGGCGCTGTTTAGTGGCTCGGCCCACGACTGGGcgcgttttcactttcatgtGTATGTGCGTAATTATGaaccgttgttttttgttccattaaAAAGCGCTTTTTATGGATTATGATTTACCCGGCCATCGTCGAATGGTCACATTGCCAGGAGTAAGCCGTTGTGTACCCAATGAACTCAATAAGCCCGAATTATGTACATTTCAGCTAATTTATTTGTGTAAATTTATCAGctatattttttaaatgtttgtcTGACTCTTTAAAGTAGTTTAAATGTATTATTTTCTTCCTCCGTAGAAATGGTCTGTTGCACCTTTGTATATAAAGTAGTCAACTAAAACCTTTAGGCACCTAACTGTACGTTTTTACTTTCTATAGCTTCCTACGGCAGCAAAGGCTGGCCGGGTGATCCAATAAAATATTGGCTCCGTCGATGGCTTGATGGCTTTCAAACCTACCGGGTTTAACGGCCGTCTAAGCGCTAAACGGAGTCTGTAAATGGCATGCGTTCAGTAGGATTTGTCTCGTTAAATTTTAATGTATCggttcctttctctttctgtctttctctgTGCCTATgtgtctctatctctccctctctctccatGTTGCGCACTCGAACTCCGACGAGGTACTAATATCGCAATACGCCACCCACCGTTGACTAATCTGACCAATACCTACATTAAACCATACTCGGCACCACACCATAGACCCGCTCGGGCGAGTGTGGGATCTGCGTGACCGGTGGATCGTATATTAACATTGGTTATCTCTTTCTTTACATTTgtctttccatttcaattacaCTATCTCTTCGCATCACCTCTACCTGATCGCCTGTCCTGCCCGCTTGACCGTTCCGAACCTTCCCGGGGCATCCTCCGGCCGTGCTGTACACAACCTACCCTGCCTGTACCATAATCCTTCTCGGTCTCTCGATGGcccgtcccgtgtgtgtgtgtgtgtaaatacTTTCGACCAGCCACGATCGTCGTGAACGATCCGGTGATCAACGCCAACAACTACACCACGGCCGAGTGGCTGtttacggcccggcccggcctgttCGGACTGATCGGAGGAGTCGCCAATCCGACCGGCATCGCACTGGCGGTGATCCTGCTGGTTATGTTCATCTGCTCGCAGCCGTTCGTGCGACGCGGCGGTAGCTTCGAAGTATACCGATCTTGCATAAGTCTTCCATTGAAGCGTTGAACAACGATCAAACACACGTTGATTTCCAACCCCCTGAACTGGTGCATTGGATAACCACACTTTATACCCTTTGGCTCCGATATTTGCAGGTTTTCTACTGGACGCACCTGCTGTACATACCGTTCTGGATTCTGGTGCTGTTTCACGGACCCAACTTCTGGAAGTGGTTTATAGTGCCCGGGATGATCTATCTGGTCGAGCGTACGATTAGGTAGGTAGACCTGTACGACACGCACCAGTCCAGGGCGAACGTGTTGAACCCAGGGGCCCAATTGTGACGCTCACCTTCACTTTTCCCAAAGATTAGTTTGGATGCGCACCGAGCACGGCAAGACGTACATCTCGTCCGGGTTGCTGCTTCCGTCGAAGGTGACGCACCTCGTCATCAAGCGCCCGATGCACTTCTGCTTCCGGCCGGGCGACTACGTGTTCGTCAACATACCGGCGATCGCACAGTACGAGTGGCACCCGTTCACACTGAGCAGCGCCCCGGAGCAGGAGGACTATATCTGGCTACACATCCGCGGCGTCGGCGAGTGGACCAACCGGCTACACAACTTCTTCGAGCGCGAACAGGAGCGTCTGCACAACGGCGAAATCCCTGCCATCGTGGCCGGTTCCTCGGGAAcggcagccaccaccaccaccgccgccggcggttcCATTGATCTGGTCCAGGAGAAGCGGCAATCACCGACCGGCACACCGTTACCAGCGGCACCGACGGTAACGACTCACGCACCGATTCACAAGAGTTCCAGTTTCGAATCGGCCCtcaacaaaccgaaaaccgctATCGGGAGCGCTGGCGCAGGGCCTGGGCTTCGGAACGACGGACCCAGCAGTCCGGCCGGGATCATAAAGTCACGACACCCACCCGGTACCTCGAAGCTGGCCATGGAGGGATATAGTGCGCCATCTCCGATCAGTGCCGCAGCCGCTCAGCCGAAATTCGAACGGCAAATGTCGGATAACCGAGCACTGAAGAAAATACAGGCCACTCTGCAGCGCACTTTTTCGCGGCGTGATCAGCTCATACCGAAGTCGATCGGTGGCGCGGGTGGCATTTCGAACGAAGGGTTCACCGGAGATGGTACCGATGGTGCCGCCGGGGAAGCCGACCTGAAGGACACCAAACGGAAGGTGACGCCCGAGCCAAGCCTGCACAAGCTCATCCTCCAGCAGAAGGTGCCACTCGAGAAGTCTCTCTCGATGCCGGACATGCAGAACAAGTTCAAGAAACGGGAGCGGATGATGGTGTAAGTACTGACCGATCGGACTGTTTAGTTCCAACACTAATCACCTGATCCATTCCAGGCTTCGGGAGTACATGCGCTCCGAATCGGAACGATCGTTCGATGAGGTTCAAATTCGTAAGGCACGCCTGCAATCGCTCGGGTTGGCCTACCTGAGTCCGCAGAACAAATCGCTGGCCCAAAGCTTCCGCTACATGCGCAACAAACCGACAATCATCGCGTTCAAAACGCCGAGTCTGGAGAATTGCGAACCGCGCGACTCGACCAATTCGATCGTCGTGTCGCCCGGAGTCTTCACGCAGAAGGACGCCGAAGAGGGTCGGACGGGTGTAGCACTGGGAACGGGCGCGTCCGTGGAAGCTATCGGAGTGACAGGCCCATCGGGTTCGGGCCCGCCAGCGGCTAATCGGCCCGTGAACTATCCGGTCGGAAAGCCACTGGAAATCTACATTGACGGTCCGTACGGTGCACCTTCGAGCCACATCTTCCAAGCGCAGCACGCCATCCTGATCGCGACCGGTATCGGCGTAACGCCTTTCGCGTCGATCCTCCAGTCCATCATGCACCG from Anopheles cruzii unplaced genomic scaffold, idAnoCruzAS_RS32_06 scaffold01176_ctg1, whole genome shotgun sequence includes these protein-coding regions:
- the LOC128276434 gene encoding NADPH oxidase 5-like, producing IEDLTIAMFEDADKYNRGAITYEALKNQLEKHGGLLENLSISIDRWLVPLPQDDGKKKRKKKPLPHQLTAPYIKNNYVYLSFLTVFTVINVGLFISRAIQYRHSNGFVIMARACGQCLNFNCAFILVLMLRQCITFLRTRGFTAFLPLDQHIYLHKLTGVLVAVLSLVHTIMHLCNFTTIVVNDPVINANNYTTAEWLFTARPGLFGLIGGVANPTGIALAVILLVMFICSQPFVRRGGSFEVFYWTHLLYIPFWILVLFHGPNFWKWFIVPGMIYLVERTIRLVWMRTEHGKTYISSGLLLPSKVTHLVIKRPMHFCFRPGDYVFVNIPAIAQYEWHPFTLSSAPEQEDYIWLHIRGVGEWTNRLHNFFEREQERLHNGEIPAIVAGSSGTAATTTTAAGGSIDLVQEKRQSPTGTPLPAAPTVTTHAPIHKSSSFESALNKPKTAIGSAGAGPGLRNDGPSSPAGIIKSRHPPGTSKLAMEGYSAPSPISAAAAQPKFERQMSDNRALKKIQATLQRTFSRRDQLIPKSIGGAGGISNEGFTGDGTDGAAGEADLKDTKRKVTPEPSLHKLILQQKVPLEKSLSMPDMQNKFKKRERMMVLREYMRSESERSFDEVQIRKARLQSLGLAYLSPQNKSLAQSFRYMRNKPTIIAFKTPSLENCEPRDSTNSIVVSPGVFTQKDAEEGRTGVALGTGASVEAIGVTGPSGSGPPAANRPVNYPVGKPLEIYIDGPYGAPSSHIFQAQHAILIATGIGVTPFASILQSIMHRYWKARHCCPRCNYGWSSEIPPTIMNLRKVDFFWINRDQRSFEWFVNLLSQLEIEQAELGSAMERFLEMHMYITSALQKTDMKAVGLQLALDLLHEKEKRDLITGLKTRTNAGRPNWDKVFKQIQDQKKGKVTVFYCGPPQLAKTLRYKCDQFGFQFRKEVF